In a single window of the Nicotiana tomentosiformis chromosome 10, ASM39032v3, whole genome shotgun sequence genome:
- the LOC138900596 gene encoding uncharacterized protein — translation MSLSLITGFALIVGAVKGSSQRWYMDSDYSKHMTGSTDDFLSLKALQGGSVSFVNGKKGYILGVGKVGKILTHSIENVYYVNGLKYSLLSVSQICDKRNKVDFLSKTCTVTNIVTGEVVLMAKKFKNIYVAGFESLNSGDLTCLSVVDDDAKQ, via the exons ATGTCATTGTCCCTGATAACTGGCTTTGCACTCATTGTG GGAGCAGTGAAAGGAAGCAGCCAAAGATGGTATATGGACAGCGACTACTCTAAGCATATGACTGGAAGTACtgatgatttcctttcactcaaagccctgcaaGGTGGGAGTGTGTCCTTTGTAAATGGCAAAaaaggatacattctgggagttggaaaaGTTGGAAAGATACTCACTCACTCAATTGAGAATGTGTATTATGTGAATGGCCTAAAATACAGCCTGCTGAGTGTTTCTCAAATCTGCGACAAAAGAAACAAAGTGGATTTCTTATCAAAGACTTGCACAGTCACCAATATTGTGACTGGTGAAGTGGTTCTGatggccaaaaaattcaaaaacatcTACGTCGCTGGCTTTGAGTCCTTAAATAGTGGGGATCTTACATGTTtgagtgttgttgatgatgatgccaAACAGTAG